A section of the Bryobacteraceae bacterium genome encodes:
- the nfo gene encoding putative endonuclease 4, which produces MNAARRAVEVGANCFQIFSSSPRMWRASPPPPEQIEELTRFRAEHDLRPLVIHDSYLINLAAPDESIRSKSIQAMRGELERAFQIGAEYLVIHPGSARQAAVEEGMERIVDSLRQATRGLRAPDGFVFLLENTAGAGATIGRTFEELRELRRRLERVVPFPVAYCLDTCHLFVSGYDVSTREGLSETVRRAEEALGLDNVPVIHANDSRGAFGSRLDRHANIGEGQIGLDGFRRILNHPALRRKAFVLETPVDEPGDDQRNVETLKSLCRKSRTATKKSS; this is translated from the coding sequence GTGAACGCGGCCCGGCGCGCGGTCGAGGTGGGCGCCAACTGCTTCCAGATCTTTTCCTCCAGCCCGCGCATGTGGCGCGCCAGCCCGCCGCCGCCCGAGCAGATCGAAGAGCTGACACGCTTCCGGGCCGAGCACGACCTGCGGCCGCTGGTCATTCACGACAGCTACCTGATCAATCTGGCCGCGCCCGACGAGTCGATCCGCTCGAAGAGCATCCAGGCCATGCGCGGCGAGCTGGAACGCGCCTTTCAGATCGGCGCGGAGTACCTGGTGATTCATCCCGGCAGCGCGCGCCAGGCCGCCGTGGAGGAGGGCATGGAGCGCATTGTGGATTCCCTGCGGCAGGCCACGCGCGGGCTGCGCGCGCCGGACGGCTTCGTGTTCCTGCTGGAAAACACCGCCGGCGCGGGTGCCACCATCGGGCGGACATTCGAGGAGCTGCGCGAACTCCGCCGCCGGCTCGAGCGCGTGGTGCCGTTTCCGGTGGCTTATTGCCTGGACACGTGCCATCTGTTCGTGTCGGGCTATGACGTGTCGACGCGCGAGGGGCTGAGCGAGACCGTCCGCCGGGCGGAAGAGGCGCTGGGGCTCGACAACGTCCCGGTGATCCATGCCAACGACAGCCGCGGGGCGTTTGGCTCGCGGCTGGACCGTCATGCGAACATAGGAGAAGGGCAGATCGGGCTCGATGGCTTTCGCCGCATCCTGAATCACCCCGCTCTGCGCCGAAAGGCCTTCGTGCTGGAGACGCCCGTCGACGAGCCGGGCGATGATCAGCGCAACGTCGAGACACTGAAATCGCTATGCCGGAAATCCCGTACCGCCACGAAGAAATCGAGCTGA